A window of Sphingobacterium sp. lm-10 contains these coding sequences:
- a CDS encoding acyl carrier protein, translating into MSDIASRVKAIIVEKLGVDENEVTPEASFTNDLGADSLDTVELIMEFEKEFNVAIPDDQAENISTVGQAITYLEKNVN; encoded by the coding sequence ATGTCAGATATCGCATCAAGAGTAAAAGCTATTATCGTTGAAAAATTAGGTGTTGATGAAAATGAAGTTACACCTGAAGCTTCTTTCACTAACGATTTAGGTGCAGACTCACTTGACACTGTTGAGTTGATCATGGAATTTGAAAAAGAATTCAACGTTGCTATTCCAGACGATCAAGCAGAAAACATCAGTACAGTTGGTCAAGCTATCACTTATTTAGAGAAAAACGTTAACTAA
- the hisS gene encoding histidine--tRNA ligase: MAQVKPTLAKGTRDFSPAEMEKRNHIFDTLRAIFRKYGYNEIQTPSFENLTTLTGKYGEEGDRLIFKILNSGDYLAKASEVLLSEKNSLKLIPQISEKALRYDLTVPFARYVVMHQNDITLPFKRFQIQPVWRADRPQRGRYREFYQCDVDVVGSPSLLNEAEFVLIYHEALRALGLSDFTIKINNRKILSGIAEVIGKPELIVDMTVAIDKLDKIGLEGVNKELLDRGFTDHDLTVLEPIILLAGTNVEKLDALKTVLASSAVGLDGVTELEEVFAYISALDTTGEVLARSVEVDITLARGLNYYTGCIFEVKTNEVQMGSIGGGGRYDDLTGMFGLKNLTGVGVSFGADRIYDVLEELGLFPEKSAASTQVLISNFEKNLEMHTLPLVHRLRAQGIAAEMYPEPSKLKKQMSYANGKGIPFVWLVGEEEVKTNTIAVKDMHTGEQVILDEVAAIEKIRSSISLG, translated from the coding sequence ATGGCACAAGTAAAACCTACCCTGGCAAAGGGTACGCGCGACTTTTCTCCTGCTGAGATGGAGAAACGTAATCATATCTTCGATACGCTACGCGCTATCTTCCGCAAGTATGGGTACAATGAGATCCAAACTCCTTCTTTTGAGAACTTAACAACCTTAACCGGTAAGTATGGTGAAGAAGGCGATCGGTTGATTTTTAAAATATTGAACTCGGGAGATTATTTGGCCAAAGCATCCGAGGTGCTACTATCCGAGAAAAATTCACTCAAACTCATTCCGCAAATTTCCGAAAAGGCATTGCGCTACGACCTTACGGTACCCTTTGCGCGTTATGTCGTGATGCATCAAAATGATATCACGCTACCTTTCAAAAGATTTCAAATCCAGCCAGTGTGGCGTGCAGACCGACCACAGCGTGGTAGGTACCGTGAGTTTTATCAATGCGATGTGGACGTGGTGGGTTCCCCGTCTTTGCTCAATGAAGCAGAATTCGTGCTTATCTATCATGAAGCACTTCGTGCACTGGGTTTGTCTGATTTTACGATTAAAATCAACAACCGAAAAATCCTTTCTGGTATCGCCGAAGTCATTGGCAAACCGGAACTGATTGTGGATATGACCGTAGCGATCGATAAGTTGGATAAAATTGGACTGGAAGGTGTCAATAAAGAGCTATTGGACCGCGGTTTTACAGATCACGATCTGACCGTGTTGGAGCCTATCATTTTGTTGGCCGGTACCAATGTAGAAAAGCTGGACGCCTTGAAGACGGTATTGGCTTCTTCGGCTGTAGGTTTGGATGGAGTGACAGAACTCGAAGAAGTTTTTGCGTACATCAGTGCCTTGGATACCACAGGTGAGGTGCTTGCTCGGTCTGTAGAAGTGGATATTACGCTAGCACGTGGGCTCAACTACTACACGGGCTGTATCTTTGAGGTAAAAACCAATGAAGTGCAAATGGGCAGTATTGGCGGAGGCGGGCGCTATGATGACCTGACGGGAATGTTTGGTTTAAAAAACCTAACAGGTGTAGGTGTATCATTTGGTGCAGATCGTATCTACGACGTGCTGGAAGAATTGGGCTTGTTTCCTGAAAAATCGGCGGCATCCACACAGGTACTTATCAGTAACTTCGAAAAAAATTTAGAGATGCATACCTTACCTCTTGTACACCGTTTGCGCGCTCAGGGAATCGCTGCAGAGATGTACCCCGAGCCATCCAAGCTCAAAAAACAAATGAGCTATGCCAATGGCAAAGGAATTCCTTTTGTCTGGCTAGTGGGAGAAGAAGAGGTGAAGACAAATACCATCGCCGTCAAAGATATGCATACGGGTGAGCAAGTGATCCTCGATGAGGTTGCTGCCATCGAAAAAATACGATCTTCGATATCTCTGGGATAA
- a CDS encoding IPExxxVDY family protein, protein MSKITFKLETDFDLELDFVLIGISSSLRDYRLCHFVNKHTNLQLTHGKEDYIDHKGIPKDKSRNEMDYHIIYEQKRGKAATTQHFTTFRYVNATYDHEYYLISNRSEEGGLLISEAPNFDYFILIKHFIDQDDLKILIESLKSVADILLAKEIDPIVLKSKENLIF, encoded by the coding sequence GTGAGTAAAATTACTTTTAAGCTGGAAACAGATTTTGATCTCGAGTTGGATTTTGTGCTGATAGGCATTAGTTCCTCTCTTCGGGATTATCGCCTTTGCCATTTTGTAAATAAACACACCAACCTACAGCTTACCCACGGAAAAGAAGACTACATTGATCATAAGGGTATCCCAAAAGATAAGTCTCGGAATGAAATGGACTACCACATTATCTATGAACAAAAGCGTGGCAAGGCGGCAACAACTCAACATTTCACGACTTTCCGGTATGTCAATGCTACGTACGATCACGAGTATTACTTGATCAGCAATCGTAGTGAAGAAGGTGGTCTGCTTATATCTGAGGCACCCAATTTTGACTACTTTATCCTGATTAAACACTTTATCGATCAAGACGATTTAAAAATATTAATCGAAAGCTTAAAGAGTGTCGCAGATATACTTCTAGCAAAAGAAATCGACCCAATAGTATTGAAATCCAAAGAAAATCTGATATTTTAG
- a CDS encoding HAMP domain-containing sensor histidine kinase, translated as MKKRSITLIIWFMSIALLGVMAMQYYFIRQSYIQKSQIFDESVNASLSVVANKIERHEVYEFTRKQAKLNQVKFAKDQKLQREKEVILAEQIALQDEINKLRVKNFDARDRYRNEEEDLKRNFPNAAYVSNAFFETYVRRKDYHQLITFSIEKSYDIQDPTLPTISTVVGASKRVSEISARDDSTRFIIPIVNDATLQVHSFAWATLPPTEDKSTLIRLQEVEQELKNLNFRKLSVATNLYDTVAILGGKDSKVIEDITASIAMSKRPLKERINADLAMSYLEEELHIRGIVSPFLMQIRPNPSAALIIQAGSHLEDPVRLTDAMEYSTALFQGDQGKSPGLLSIYFPYKESHIAGNMSFMVIAVLALLSLLVGCFAYTLTIIFRQKKISEMKTDFINNMTHEFKTPVATIMIASESLRDKEIASNENRVNKLANIIYDENIRLGSHIERVLNIARLEKENLNIERTKVPINALMSDVLESMHLQLEKAGGNLQVDLSATHDVVIGDELHLSNVMFNLLDNAIKYSKDTPDITVRTYSTKNSITLSVADKGVGMSKDHQEKIFDQFYRIPTGNIHNVKGFGLGLSYVNNIIKILNGKISVKSERDKGTQFEVTLPLHSTDSTSRA; from the coding sequence ATGAAGAAGAGAAGTATTACCTTAATTATCTGGTTTATGTCTATCGCGCTACTCGGTGTGATGGCCATGCAGTACTACTTCATTCGCCAATCCTATATTCAGAAATCTCAAATCTTTGACGAGAGCGTAAACGCCTCGCTATCAGTAGTGGCCAACAAAATAGAGCGCCATGAGGTATATGAATTCACTAGAAAACAAGCAAAATTAAATCAGGTAAAATTTGCTAAAGATCAAAAGCTTCAGCGGGAAAAAGAAGTTATTCTGGCAGAACAAATTGCCTTGCAAGATGAGATCAATAAGCTTAGGGTGAAAAACTTCGATGCGCGAGATCGCTATAGAAACGAAGAAGAAGACCTAAAAAGAAATTTTCCAAATGCGGCCTACGTCAGTAACGCATTCTTCGAAACGTATGTACGAAGGAAGGATTATCACCAACTGATTACTTTTTCTATTGAGAAAAGCTACGATATTCAAGACCCTACTTTACCCACTATATCTACGGTGGTAGGCGCCAGTAAACGTGTTTCCGAAATTTCTGCTCGAGATGACAGCACACGCTTCATCATTCCTATTGTGAATGATGCTACACTCCAAGTGCACTCATTTGCCTGGGCTACCTTGCCTCCTACCGAGGATAAATCTACTCTAATACGCTTACAAGAAGTAGAACAAGAACTGAAAAACCTGAATTTCAGAAAACTCTCTGTAGCCACTAACCTCTATGATACCGTAGCCATCTTAGGGGGTAAAGACAGTAAAGTTATCGAAGATATTACAGCGAGCATCGCTATGTCGAAGCGCCCGTTGAAAGAAAGGATTAATGCAGACTTGGCTATGAGTTATTTGGAGGAAGAATTACACATTCGCGGGATCGTGTCTCCTTTTTTGATGCAGATCAGACCCAACCCTAGTGCTGCGCTTATCATTCAGGCTGGTTCGCATTTAGAAGACCCGGTACGTTTGACAGATGCTATGGAATACAGCACTGCTTTGTTCCAAGGCGATCAAGGAAAATCTCCCGGTTTATTGTCTATATACTTCCCATACAAAGAGAGCCATATTGCCGGGAACATGAGTTTTATGGTGATTGCCGTGCTCGCTTTATTGTCGTTACTAGTTGGCTGCTTTGCCTACACACTCACGATCATTTTTAGGCAGAAGAAAATATCGGAGATGAAGACAGACTTCATCAACAACATGACGCACGAGTTCAAAACACCGGTGGCTACGATCATGATTGCGAGCGAATCGCTTCGAGACAAAGAAATTGCCTCCAACGAAAACCGGGTCAATAAGTTGGCTAATATCATCTATGATGAGAATATACGGTTAGGTTCACATATTGAGCGTGTATTGAACATAGCACGCCTTGAGAAAGAAAACCTGAATATCGAGCGTACTAAAGTACCTATTAACGCGCTTATGTCTGACGTGCTGGAAAGCATGCACCTGCAATTGGAGAAAGCTGGCGGAAACTTACAGGTGGACTTATCCGCTACGCACGATGTGGTGATTGGTGATGAGCTGCATCTTTCTAATGTGATGTTCAATTTACTAGACAATGCCATTAAATATAGCAAAGACACTCCGGACATAACCGTTCGTACCTACAGCACCAAAAACAGCATAACCTTATCCGTTGCAGATAAAGGAGTCGGGATGTCGAAGGATCATCAGGAAAAAATATTTGATCAATTTTACCGAATACCAACAGGGAATATTCACAATGTAAAAGGCTTCGGGTTGGGGCTAAGTTATGTCAATAACATCATCAAGATCCTCAATGGCAAGATCTCTGTAAAAAGCGAACGAGATAAAGGCACACAATTTGAGGTGACTTTACCACTCCACAGTACCGATAGCACAAGCAGAGCTTGA
- a CDS encoding pyruvate dehydrogenase complex dihydrolipoamide acetyltransferase: MAEVVKMPKMSDTMTEGVIAKWHKKVGDKVNSGDLIAEVETDKATMDFESYQEGTLLYIGPKEGEAVAIDAVIAVLGEEGEDYEALLKDGGSASTESKSEEKSDDKEEKKSESSDKQEDTEEQDTEEEGDTAGDDVTAEDLGVTVVTMPLLSDTMKEGVIAQWNFKVGDAIKSDDAIADVETDKATMEVTAYADGTLLYIGVEAGDAAQVNEIIAIVGPEGTDIKPLLNKKSSGSKAASSDSKKEDKPTEKKDDTTAKEEGSESASSSDDARVKASPLARKIAKDKGIDLAQVKGSAEGGRIVKKDVEDFTPSAKESAPAKEASAPAASSEKTTISIPQYIGEERYTEKPVNQMRKTIARRLAESLFTAPHFYLTISLDMDNAMAARAQINEVAPVKVSFNDIVIKAVAVALKKHPAVNSSWQGDKVRYNEHTNIGVAIAVEDGLLVPVVRFADGKSLSHISAEVKDFAGKAKAKKLQPSDWEGSTFTVSNLGMFGIDEFTSIINSPDGAILSVGAIQQVPVVKNGAVVPGNVMKVTLGCDHRVVDGATGAAFLQTVKSLIESPIRLLA, encoded by the coding sequence ATGGCTGAAGTAGTAAAAATGCCCAAAATGAGCGATACCATGACCGAAGGGGTTATCGCAAAATGGCACAAAAAAGTGGGCGACAAAGTAAACTCTGGCGATTTGATCGCAGAGGTCGAGACCGATAAAGCAACCATGGACTTCGAGTCCTACCAAGAAGGTACCCTCCTTTATATTGGCCCCAAAGAAGGCGAAGCAGTAGCAATCGATGCTGTTATTGCTGTTCTTGGTGAAGAAGGAGAAGATTATGAAGCCTTGTTGAAAGACGGTGGTTCTGCTTCGACTGAAAGCAAATCGGAAGAGAAATCCGACGATAAGGAAGAAAAAAAATCCGAATCATCCGATAAACAAGAAGATACGGAAGAACAGGATACGGAAGAAGAAGGCGATACAGCAGGTGATGATGTTACGGCAGAAGACCTTGGTGTAACCGTAGTAACTATGCCTTTGTTGAGTGATACCATGAAAGAAGGTGTTATCGCGCAATGGAATTTCAAAGTAGGTGATGCCATCAAATCTGATGACGCCATTGCAGACGTAGAGACCGATAAAGCAACAATGGAAGTTACTGCCTATGCAGACGGTACTTTATTGTACATCGGTGTAGAGGCAGGTGATGCAGCGCAGGTGAATGAGATTATTGCGATCGTAGGACCTGAAGGAACAGACATCAAGCCGTTGTTAAACAAGAAATCTTCTGGATCAAAAGCTGCTTCTTCGGACAGCAAGAAAGAAGATAAGCCAACAGAAAAGAAAGACGATACTACTGCAAAAGAAGAAGGCTCGGAAAGCGCGTCTTCATCTGATGACGCTCGTGTGAAAGCCTCTCCTTTGGCCCGCAAAATTGCAAAAGATAAAGGTATTGATCTGGCTCAGGTGAAAGGATCTGCAGAAGGCGGCCGCATCGTGAAGAAAGACGTAGAAGATTTCACGCCTTCGGCGAAAGAGTCTGCTCCTGCTAAAGAAGCTTCGGCGCCAGCGGCATCTTCAGAAAAAACAACGATCAGTATTCCTCAATACATCGGAGAAGAGCGTTATACAGAGAAACCTGTCAATCAAATGCGCAAAACTATCGCACGCAGATTGGCAGAATCATTATTCACTGCACCACATTTCTACCTAACGATTAGTTTGGATATGGACAATGCAATGGCAGCTCGTGCTCAAATCAACGAGGTAGCTCCAGTGAAAGTATCTTTCAACGATATCGTAATCAAAGCGGTAGCTGTAGCCTTGAAAAAACACCCAGCGGTGAACTCTTCTTGGCAAGGAGACAAAGTGAGATACAATGAGCACACGAATATTGGTGTAGCGATTGCGGTTGAAGATGGTCTTTTAGTACCAGTGGTACGTTTTGCGGATGGCAAGTCCTTGTCACACATTTCTGCAGAAGTGAAAGATTTCGCCGGTAAAGCAAAAGCGAAAAAACTACAGCCTTCGGATTGGGAGGGTTCTACCTTCACCGTATCTAACTTAGGAATGTTTGGTATTGATGAATTTACATCTATTATCAACTCACCTGATGGCGCGATCCTATCCGTAGGCGCGATACAGCAAGTCCCTGTCGTCAAGAATGGCGCAGTAGTGCCAGGCAATGTGATGAAAGTGACATTGGGCTGTGACCACCGAGTAGTAGACGGCGCAACCGGCGCTGCATTCTTACAGACTGTAAAAAGTTTGATCGAATCGCCAATTCGTTTGTTGGCGTAA
- the fabF gene encoding beta-ketoacyl-ACP synthase II, whose product MELKRVVVTGLGALTPIGNTVSEYWDGLINGVSGAAPITHFDASKFKTQFACEVKGFDPHEFMDRKEARKVDPFVQYAIASTDEAVKDANLDFENLNRNRIGVIWGSGIGGLTTFTEEVVNYSKGDGTPRFNPFFIPKMLVDIAPGHISMRYGLRGPNFSAVSACASSTNALIDAFTYIRMGRADVIITGGSEATVNEAGIGGFNAMHALSTRNDDPSTASRPFDKDRDGFVSGEGSGAIILESLEHALARGAKIYAEVVGGGMSADAYHITASHPEGLGAKLAMTMAVEDAQMEFSDIDYINVHGTSTPVGDISETKAIVDLFGEHAYNLNISSTKSMTGHLLGAAGAVETIASILAVKNDIVPPTINHFTDDPQIDSKLNFTFNKAQKRVVNAALSNTFGFGGHNATVIVKKYKA is encoded by the coding sequence ATGGAGCTTAAAAGAGTAGTTGTTACAGGATTAGGCGCACTTACACCTATTGGCAATACCGTCTCAGAGTACTGGGATGGTTTGATAAATGGTGTAAGTGGCGCTGCTCCTATTACGCATTTCGATGCATCAAAGTTCAAGACCCAGTTTGCTTGTGAAGTAAAGGGCTTCGATCCGCATGAATTTATGGATCGGAAAGAGGCACGTAAAGTAGATCCGTTTGTGCAATATGCTATTGCTTCTACGGATGAAGCGGTCAAAGATGCAAATCTTGATTTTGAAAATTTAAACAGAAATCGAATTGGCGTAATCTGGGGATCAGGTATAGGCGGACTTACAACTTTCACGGAAGAAGTAGTTAACTATTCCAAAGGAGATGGTACACCGCGATTCAATCCCTTCTTTATTCCAAAGATGTTGGTAGATATCGCGCCTGGTCATATCTCTATGCGGTACGGCTTGCGGGGTCCTAATTTCTCTGCGGTTTCCGCTTGTGCTTCATCAACGAATGCCCTAATTGACGCGTTTACGTATATTCGAATGGGTAGAGCGGATGTGATTATTACAGGTGGTTCGGAGGCGACTGTGAACGAAGCGGGTATCGGTGGTTTTAACGCCATGCATGCTTTATCCACACGCAACGATGATCCTTCAACGGCTTCACGCCCGTTCGATAAAGATCGTGATGGCTTTGTGTCAGGAGAGGGTTCTGGAGCAATCATTTTAGAAAGCTTAGAGCACGCTTTGGCTCGTGGAGCCAAGATCTATGCGGAAGTAGTAGGTGGCGGCATGAGTGCCGATGCATACCATATTACCGCTTCTCATCCAGAAGGACTAGGCGCTAAATTGGCCATGACTATGGCGGTAGAAGACGCACAGATGGAATTTTCGGATATTGATTATATCAACGTACATGGTACTTCTACACCGGTAGGTGATATCAGCGAAACGAAAGCGATTGTAGACCTGTTCGGTGAACATGCGTATAACTTGAACATCAGTTCGACGAAGTCAATGACAGGTCATTTGCTCGGTGCTGCAGGTGCGGTAGAGACAATTGCTTCTATCCTGGCTGTAAAGAATGATATTGTCCCACCGACTATCAATCACTTTACAGACGATCCGCAGATCGACAGTAAATTGAATTTTACTTTCAACAAAGCGCAGAAGCGTGTGGTGAATGCCGCACTCAGTAATACATTTGGCTTCGGCGGTCACAATGCGACCGTAATTGTCAAAAAGTATAAAGCGTAA
- the pyk gene encoding pyruvate kinase: MEKLKKRTKIVATIGPASANKEVLTRLIAKGVDVCRLNFSHGAQEDHLKVIKTINEINQENPYNVGILADLQGPKIRIGKMKEGGAILVNGSRVEITTHEKIGDESSIYITYQNFPNDVKENEVILLDDGKLQLRVISTNRKDTVTCTVVHGGILTSRKGVNLPNTKVSIPSLTEEDLDNLDFALDHGADWIAMSFVRSAEDIVQCKEIIAKKGSQAKIIAKIEKPEAIENIDAIIAETDAIMVARGDLGVELPMEEVPGLQKIIVQKCRDLSKPVIIATQMLETMTTTPRPTRAEVNDVANSVLDGADAVMLSGETSVGEFPEIVIETMAKIITHVESTSYPYYSEKENGESVNITKVADAICSSSVFLAEKTNASAIVAMTSSGYTALEIASYRPNADIYVFTGNKKLLTMLSLVWGVQTFIYDKFESTDGTIQDVNELLKMHKLVNPGQIVINTASTPLHAKGRTNTIRVSEVQ, encoded by the coding sequence ATGGAAAAGCTCAAAAAGCGGACCAAGATTGTTGCGACAATCGGCCCCGCTTCAGCCAATAAAGAAGTTTTGACTCGTTTGATTGCTAAGGGTGTCGATGTATGCCGTCTTAACTTTTCTCACGGTGCTCAAGAAGATCACCTGAAAGTAATCAAAACGATTAATGAGATAAATCAGGAAAATCCATACAATGTTGGCATCCTTGCGGATTTACAAGGTCCAAAAATCCGGATCGGAAAAATGAAAGAAGGTGGTGCTATCTTGGTGAATGGCAGCCGTGTAGAAATTACAACGCACGAGAAAATCGGCGACGAGAGCAGCATCTATATCACCTACCAAAATTTCCCTAACGATGTGAAGGAAAACGAGGTTATCTTGCTAGATGATGGTAAACTTCAACTTCGTGTCATCTCTACCAACCGTAAAGATACTGTTACCTGTACTGTAGTACATGGAGGCATATTGACTTCTCGTAAAGGCGTAAACCTTCCTAACACAAAAGTTTCTATTCCATCGCTTACCGAAGAAGATCTAGATAACTTGGATTTTGCTTTGGATCACGGTGCAGACTGGATCGCGATGTCGTTTGTCCGTTCGGCAGAAGATATCGTGCAGTGTAAAGAAATCATTGCTAAAAAAGGCTCTCAGGCAAAAATCATCGCTAAAATCGAGAAACCAGAGGCGATCGAGAATATCGATGCTATCATTGCAGAAACGGATGCGATTATGGTAGCACGTGGTGACTTGGGGGTTGAGCTTCCAATGGAGGAAGTACCCGGATTGCAAAAAATCATTGTACAAAAATGTCGCGACCTTTCTAAGCCAGTGATCATCGCTACCCAAATGTTGGAAACAATGACTACTACTCCACGTCCTACGCGTGCCGAGGTAAATGACGTGGCTAATTCTGTGTTGGATGGTGCAGATGCTGTGATGCTTAGTGGAGAAACTTCTGTGGGTGAATTTCCAGAGATCGTTATCGAGACCATGGCGAAAATCATTACACACGTAGAATCCACTTCTTACCCCTATTACAGCGAGAAAGAAAATGGCGAATCAGTAAACATCACCAAGGTAGCCGATGCGATCTGTAGTAGTTCTGTTTTCTTGGCTGAGAAGACAAATGCTTCTGCTATTGTAGCTATGACATCATCCGGATATACTGCACTAGAAATCGCAAGTTACCGCCCGAATGCAGATATTTATGTGTTTACTGGTAATAAAAAACTATTGACTATGCTAAGCTTGGTATGGGGTGTGCAGACATTTATCTACGATAAATTCGAAAGTACAGACGGTACCATTCAAGATGTAAATGAATTATTGAAGATGCACAAATTGGTGAACCCAGGCCAAATAGTGATTAACACAGCTTCTACACCATTGCACGCTAAAGGTAGAACGAATACGATTCGTGTTTCTGAAGTGCAGTAA
- the pdhA gene encoding pyruvate dehydrogenase (acetyl-transferring) E1 component subunit alpha codes for MSSTPITKETYLEWYKSMLLMRKFEEKAGQLYGQQKIRGFCHLYIGQEAVVAGTMSVINPEDSMITAYRDHAHALAKGISADACMAELFGKATGCSKGKGGSMHFFSKEHKFMGGHGIVGGQIPLGAGIAFAEKYLGTNNVNICYMGDGAVRQGAFNETLNMAMLWKLPVVFVCENNGYAMGTSVQRTTNMLDIYKMGLGFDMPSAPVDGMDVVAVHNAMDEAVQRARAGEGPTFLEIRTYRYKGHSMSDPAKYRTKDELEEYKGRDPLMTVKHAILENKYADEAWFKEIEDGVKKEVEQSVKFAEESEYPDASEIYKDVYVQEDYPFIMD; via the coding sequence ATGAGTTCAACACCTATAACGAAAGAAACTTATCTAGAGTGGTATAAATCCATGCTGCTCATGCGTAAATTTGAAGAGAAAGCAGGCCAGCTATATGGACAGCAGAAAATTCGTGGTTTTTGTCACTTGTACATTGGTCAGGAAGCGGTAGTTGCGGGTACTATGTCGGTAATCAATCCGGAAGATTCTATGATTACGGCTTATCGTGATCACGCACACGCTTTGGCTAAAGGGATATCAGCCGATGCCTGTATGGCAGAGCTTTTTGGTAAAGCAACAGGCTGTTCAAAAGGTAAAGGCGGATCCATGCACTTCTTTTCTAAGGAACACAAATTCATGGGTGGCCATGGTATCGTTGGTGGACAAATTCCATTAGGTGCAGGTATCGCATTCGCGGAAAAATACTTAGGCACAAATAATGTAAACATTTGTTACATGGGTGATGGTGCCGTTCGTCAAGGCGCATTCAACGAAACTTTAAACATGGCAATGCTATGGAAACTACCAGTAGTATTCGTCTGTGAAAATAACGGCTATGCAATGGGAACTTCCGTACAGCGTACCACGAACATGCTAGATATCTACAAAATGGGATTAGGCTTCGATATGCCAAGTGCTCCAGTAGATGGAATGGATGTAGTGGCTGTACACAATGCTATGGACGAAGCGGTACAACGCGCACGTGCTGGAGAAGGCCCAACTTTCTTGGAGATCCGTACGTACCGTTACAAAGGACACTCTATGTCTGACCCAGCTAAGTACCGTACAAAAGATGAATTGGAAGAGTACAAAGGAAGAGATCCATTGATGACGGTAAAGCATGCTATTTTGGAAAACAAATACGCCGACGAAGCGTGGTTTAAAGAAATAGAAGATGGTGTAAAGAAAGAAGTAGAGCAGTCCGTAAAATTTGCAGAAGAATCTGAATACCCAGATGCATCTGAAATCTACAAGGATGTCTACGTACAGGAAGACTATCCATTCATAATGGATTAA
- the rnc gene encoding ribonuclease III: MALNVYKLYLSPKRKYYKKLKNILGFVPGNIKLYQMAFRHKSVAIAIKEGVKNSNERLEFLGDAVLGSVIAELLFKLYPYKGEGFLTEMRSKIVSRANLNQLSRKLGLNELIEYDKRLIHFSAKQGSLLGDAFEALIGAVYLDKGYVFTREFLLERIVKAHVDIHTLEMTETNFKSRLIEWCQHNNKEVAFEPTANPAGETTKLFSVRVMVDGEECGIGRDFNKKSAEKLAAEKACEHLKILDVV, encoded by the coding sequence ATGGCGCTCAACGTTTATAAATTATACCTCTCTCCCAAACGGAAATATTACAAGAAGTTGAAGAATATACTGGGATTTGTACCCGGTAATATCAAACTCTATCAGATGGCGTTCCGGCACAAGTCGGTCGCGATAGCTATCAAAGAAGGGGTGAAGAATAGCAACGAAAGGTTGGAATTCTTGGGAGATGCCGTATTAGGTTCTGTAATAGCAGAGCTGTTGTTTAAATTGTATCCTTACAAAGGGGAGGGATTTCTTACCGAGATGCGTTCTAAAATTGTATCTCGAGCGAATTTAAATCAGCTGTCTCGCAAGTTAGGGCTGAACGAACTGATAGAATACGATAAACGTCTAATTCATTTTTCCGCCAAACAGGGTTCTCTACTTGGAGATGCTTTTGAAGCCCTGATCGGTGCTGTCTATCTAGATAAAGGTTATGTTTTTACCCGTGAATTTTTATTGGAGCGAATTGTGAAGGCGCATGTGGATATTCACACATTGGAAATGACGGAGACTAATTTTAAAAGTCGCTTGATCGAATGGTGTCAACATAATAATAAGGAAGTCGCATTTGAACCTACAGCAAATCCTGCTGGTGAAACAACCAAACTATTCTCGGTACGCGTGATGGTGGATGGAGAAGAATGTGGAATTGGTCGCGATTTTAACAAAAAAAGTGCGGAAAAATTAGCCGCGGAAAAGGCTTGCGAACATCTTAAGATTCTGGATGTAGTATAA